From the Ostrinia nubilalis chromosome 8, ilOstNubi1.1, whole genome shotgun sequence genome, one window contains:
- the LOC135074010 gene encoding katanin p60 ATPase-containing subunit A1-like isoform X2: MFLAKVRRVLRLRMDFGFGDTLIPNVAGLRQYFQHDPFFGPSSGFHQMARMMDRMMSESLQPFGFARMSTRRGGDGRDKNEPPRDGLRTERSEVRRERAKQNVPDTHMANGTRHPPTQVVKPTQAYTFQIQPMDTSKQNDPTTEKWAGTLRRRDPNIQPTLPSIVSRKTSSTSSSVGSGRKCRSVDRMPRGRARHLIPIKPTVRKTDIPTEGDVAVLERDEKVFDATGYELHLVETLERDILQKNPDVRWKDVIGLDDAKSVLQEAMVLPLVMPDYFKGIRRPWKGVLLTGPPGTGKTLLARAVATECKTTFFNVSSATLTSKYRGDSEKLVRLLFDMAAFYAPSTIFLDEVDSLCAVRGADSEHEASRRFKAELLIQMDGLAAAFNRDKIIMVLAATNHPWDIDEAFRRRFEKRIYIGLPDEMTRVKLLHLCLREVVLADDVNFADLTTKLDGYSGSDICNLCRDAAMMTMRRKIAGKSPDQIRQLKRSELEAPVSMNDLEAAMEKTQRTVTQADVARYTSWMQRHGCS; the protein is encoded by the exons ATGTTCTTAGCAAAAGTCAGAAGAGTGCTGAGACTCAGGATGGATTTTGGATTCGGTGATACGTTGATCCCCAACGTGGCGGGACTGAGACAGTACTTCCAGCATGATCCGTTTTTTGG CCCATCGTCAGGGTTCCACCAAATGGCCCGGATGATGGACCGCATGATGTCAGAGAGCCTGCAACCATTTGGCTTCGCGCGGATGTCAACCAGGCGTGGTGGAGATGGCAGAGACAAGAACGAGCCTCCGAGGGATGGCCTGAGGACAGAACGGAGCGAAGTGCGGAGAGAGAGGGCGAAGCAGAACGTTCCGGATACACACATGGCGAATGGCACTAGGCATCCCCCTACACAAG TGGTAAAGCCAACACAAGCATACACCTTCCAAATACAACCAATGGACACTTCAAAGCAAAATGACCCGACGACAGAAAAGTGGGCCGGCACATTGCGACGTCGAGACCCCAACATCCAGCCCACTCTCCCCTCCATCGTCTCCAGGAAGACATCCTCCACTTCATCTTCAGTAGGAAGCGGTAGGAAATGTCGATCGGTGGACCGCATGCCCAGAGGTAGGGCGAGGCACCTTATACCGATAAAACCCACTGTTAGAAAAACCGATATACCTACAGAAGGAGACGTGGCGGTGTTGGAAAGAGATGAGAAGGTTTTCGATGCGACGGGGTACGAGCTGCATTTAGTAGAGACCCTAGAAAGGGACATATTGCAGAAGAACCCTGACGTTCGTTGGAAAGATGTAATTGGTTTGGATGATGCCAAATCCGTGCTGCAAGAAGCTATGGTCTTGCCACTCGTGATGCCGGACTATTTTAAG GGCATTAGAAGACCGTGGAAAGGCGTGCTACTCACGGGTCCTCCAGGAACAGGGAAGACTTTGTTAGCCAGAGCGGTCGCCACTGAGTGCAAGACTACCTTCTTCAACGTTTCATCAGCTACCCTCACTTCGAAGTACAGAGGGGACTCTGAAAAACTCGTCCGGCTTTTGTTTGATATG GCAGCCTTCTACGCCCCAAGCACGATATTCCTGGATGAGGTGGACTCCCTGTGCGCGGTGCGAGGCGCCGACTCGGAGCACGAGGCCTCGCGCAGGTTCAAGGCAGAGCTTCTGATACAGATGGATGGACTCGCGGCAGCTTT TAATCGAGACAAAATAATAATGGTGCTTGCGGCTACAAACCACCCTTGGGACATCGACGAAGCTTTCAGAAGGCGATTTGAGAAGAGGATATACATTGGTCTCCCTGATG AAATGACGAGGGTTAAGCTATTGCACTTGTGTCTTCGAGAAGTAGTGTTGGCAGACGATGTTAACTTCGCTGATCTTACTACGAAGCTCGATGGGTACAGCGGTTCGGATATTTGCAATCTGTGCAG GGACGCTGCAATGATGACGATGCGTCGCAAAATCGCCGGCAAGAGTCCTGACCAGATCCGTCAGCTGAAGCGTTCCGAGCTCGAAGCGCCTGTCTCTATGAACGACTTGGAGGCCGCTATGGAGAAGACCCAGCGTACCGTCACCCAGGCTGACGTAGCCCGCTACACGAGCTGGATGCAGCGGCACGGGTGCTCCTAG
- the LOC135074010 gene encoding katanin p60 ATPase-containing subunit A1-like isoform X1, with the protein MTNDASQSGASEPREGTARGSWGARRGEDVKIEFGFGVPLGAMGAHPAFHSAWDLGCPSSGFHQMARMMDRMMSESLQPFGFARMSTRRGGDGRDKNEPPRDGLRTERSEVRRERAKQNVPDTHMANGTRHPPTQVVKPTQAYTFQIQPMDTSKQNDPTTEKWAGTLRRRDPNIQPTLPSIVSRKTSSTSSSVGSGRKCRSVDRMPRGRARHLIPIKPTVRKTDIPTEGDVAVLERDEKVFDATGYELHLVETLERDILQKNPDVRWKDVIGLDDAKSVLQEAMVLPLVMPDYFKGIRRPWKGVLLTGPPGTGKTLLARAVATECKTTFFNVSSATLTSKYRGDSEKLVRLLFDMAAFYAPSTIFLDEVDSLCAVRGADSEHEASRRFKAELLIQMDGLAAAFNRDKIIMVLAATNHPWDIDEAFRRRFEKRIYIGLPDEMTRVKLLHLCLREVVLADDVNFADLTTKLDGYSGSDICNLCRDAAMMTMRRKIAGKSPDQIRQLKRSELEAPVSMNDLEAAMEKTQRTVTQADVARYTSWMQRHGCS; encoded by the exons ATGACGAATGACGCATCGCAAAGTGGGGCCAGCGAGCCTCGTGAGGGGACAGCCCGAGGGTCGTGGGGTGCCCGGAGGGGGGAAGACGTCAagatcgagtttgggtttggaGTGCCACTAGGAGCTATGGGCGCGCATCCTGCCTTCCACTCCGCTTGGGACCTGGGATG CCCATCGTCAGGGTTCCACCAAATGGCCCGGATGATGGACCGCATGATGTCAGAGAGCCTGCAACCATTTGGCTTCGCGCGGATGTCAACCAGGCGTGGTGGAGATGGCAGAGACAAGAACGAGCCTCCGAGGGATGGCCTGAGGACAGAACGGAGCGAAGTGCGGAGAGAGAGGGCGAAGCAGAACGTTCCGGATACACACATGGCGAATGGCACTAGGCATCCCCCTACACAAG TGGTAAAGCCAACACAAGCATACACCTTCCAAATACAACCAATGGACACTTCAAAGCAAAATGACCCGACGACAGAAAAGTGGGCCGGCACATTGCGACGTCGAGACCCCAACATCCAGCCCACTCTCCCCTCCATCGTCTCCAGGAAGACATCCTCCACTTCATCTTCAGTAGGAAGCGGTAGGAAATGTCGATCGGTGGACCGCATGCCCAGAGGTAGGGCGAGGCACCTTATACCGATAAAACCCACTGTTAGAAAAACCGATATACCTACAGAAGGAGACGTGGCGGTGTTGGAAAGAGATGAGAAGGTTTTCGATGCGACGGGGTACGAGCTGCATTTAGTAGAGACCCTAGAAAGGGACATATTGCAGAAGAACCCTGACGTTCGTTGGAAAGATGTAATTGGTTTGGATGATGCCAAATCCGTGCTGCAAGAAGCTATGGTCTTGCCACTCGTGATGCCGGACTATTTTAAG GGCATTAGAAGACCGTGGAAAGGCGTGCTACTCACGGGTCCTCCAGGAACAGGGAAGACTTTGTTAGCCAGAGCGGTCGCCACTGAGTGCAAGACTACCTTCTTCAACGTTTCATCAGCTACCCTCACTTCGAAGTACAGAGGGGACTCTGAAAAACTCGTCCGGCTTTTGTTTGATATG GCAGCCTTCTACGCCCCAAGCACGATATTCCTGGATGAGGTGGACTCCCTGTGCGCGGTGCGAGGCGCCGACTCGGAGCACGAGGCCTCGCGCAGGTTCAAGGCAGAGCTTCTGATACAGATGGATGGACTCGCGGCAGCTTT TAATCGAGACAAAATAATAATGGTGCTTGCGGCTACAAACCACCCTTGGGACATCGACGAAGCTTTCAGAAGGCGATTTGAGAAGAGGATATACATTGGTCTCCCTGATG AAATGACGAGGGTTAAGCTATTGCACTTGTGTCTTCGAGAAGTAGTGTTGGCAGACGATGTTAACTTCGCTGATCTTACTACGAAGCTCGATGGGTACAGCGGTTCGGATATTTGCAATCTGTGCAG GGACGCTGCAATGATGACGATGCGTCGCAAAATCGCCGGCAAGAGTCCTGACCAGATCCGTCAGCTGAAGCGTTCCGAGCTCGAAGCGCCTGTCTCTATGAACGACTTGGAGGCCGCTATGGAGAAGACCCAGCGTACCGTCACCCAGGCTGACGTAGCCCGCTACACGAGCTGGATGCAGCGGCACGGGTGCTCCTAG
- the LOC135074268 gene encoding venom allergen 3-like produces the protein MRWAVALVLTLVANAVLAQGLLAQRSVNYCAAKMCGHTNAHTFCQFQPGPSERCRGYMDAHLTNEEKVRVVARLNRRRSEAASGRLRRLPPAGNMLKLRWVEELAREAQRWADQCRPPRTPDERDACRDLYSTTVGQCVASVVGEAPGLRVESMVDMWYMQSILYKGNVTSYMIPMSNVTFYGDFAQMIWARSYMVGCGRSRFMSELNGRLRSVERLVCNFAPRGPVQSRALWIPAAPATACPARSMPDPELTTLCNFPETVREIQEALDRMERNLEEIRSTPGKVRRELRDVPPPPDILDNTQPPDPVRHYRPAVQNAGSDQNKTDRGPMLNMVLKYMPYLKPYENEILGSSTSSGVSLAVSYVWFSFEFLLMCV, from the exons ATGCGGTGGGCGGTCGCGTTGGTCTTAACACTGGTCGCCAACGCAGTCCTCGCTCAAGGCTTACTAGCACAGCGCTCCGTCAACTATTGCGCTGCCAAGATGTGTGGGCATACCAATGCACATACCTTCTGTCAGTTTCAG CCCGGCCCAAGCGAAAGATGCAGAGGGTACATGGACGCACACCTCACCAACGAGGAGAAAGTGCGGGTAGTCGCGCGACTAAACCGGCGGCGCAGCGAGGCCGCGAGCGGGCGACTGCGGCGCCTGCCTCCTGCTGGGAACATGCTCAAGTTG CGTTGGGTGGAAGAACTGGCTCGTGAAGCCCAGCGGTGGGCTGACCAGTGCCGGCCGCCGCGGACGCCTGACGAGCGAGACGCTTGTAGAGACCTCT ATTCGACTACAGTGGGGCAGTGCGTGGCGTCAGTGGTCGGGGAAGCCCCGGGCCTTCGCGTGGAGTCCATGGTCGACATGTGGTACATGCAGAGCATCTTATACAAGGGGAACGTCACTTCTTACATGAT CCCTATGAGCAACGTCACGTTCTACGGCGATTTCGCTCAAATGATTTGGGCAAGAAGCTACATGGTCGGTTGTGGTCGGAGTAGATTTATG TCGGAATTGAACGGACGGTTGAGGAGCGTAGAGCGGTTGGTCTGCAACTTCGCGCCCCGGGGCCCCGTGCAGTCCAGGGCGCTGTGGATCCCAGCAGCCCCCGCCACTGCCTGTCCCGCGCGATCCATGCCTGACCCAGAATTGACTACACTCTGCAACTTTC CTGAAACTGTACGAGAGATACAGGAAGCTTTGGATCGCATGGAGCGTAACCTCGAAGAGATCAGATCGACACCAGGGAAG GTGCGTCGCGAGTTACGAGATGTGCCACCACCACCAGACATATTAGACAACACGCAGCCTCCAGATCCTGTTAGACATTATAGACCAGCTGTACAGAATGCTGGCTCGGACCAGAACAAGACCGACAGGGGCCCTATGCTTAACATGGTGCTTAAGTACATGCCCTACCTGAAGCCCTACGAAAACGAAATACTGGGCAGTAGTACTTCTTCAGGAGTTTCTTTGGCTGTTTCGTACGTTTGGTTTAGCTTCGAGTTCTTGTTAATGTGCGTTTAG